From Rhineura floridana isolate rRhiFlo1 chromosome 5, rRhiFlo1.hap2, whole genome shotgun sequence, a single genomic window includes:
- the LOC133385777 gene encoding uncharacterized protein LOC133385777, producing the protein MDTRSKQKKALDQVSTESSDEEQTEMLPQSNFEAAGGSAEGLPVQSFTPEGERAPSPVRGRRSMDSQVSQSGGVPPMDMWAEMHNFFSKQMALMTTLVQQQQAFAPPSQGLRSGRVCLGGADPADFPFYQAGEDISEFFLIFEQACVDQSLDKKYWMKILRTQGKGELRSLMCKLPRELADDYENFVKLATAQFALSTRACYQKFETLTKKSKETFSALSARTAQAMDLWIAAAKANTFEQLRTVYTLEKFYKMLPRELAAAVRGKKPKSLQEAGHYADELDSFQDKEELPKAYVKKPGNYKGNQPAGGGSEWKKKTWPSVVKSEDKGESSVPAAVPVRPSVYQPSKAVLENLCFLCKQPGHRKDQCSQLIKKQNVSVSKGTKIAVVQRARDYEEPGGQSSPEISRWSSSDSNSDQDWEFSAPSTENSPITQRKGSKQTPAEIKFNHPSGSIPLTQDGPSD; encoded by the coding sequence atggatacaagatctaaacaaaagaaggcattagatcaggtttccACTGAGAGTAGTGATGAGGAACAAACAGAGATGTTACCTCAAAGCAATTTtgaagcagcaggaggcagcgCAGAGGGGCTGCCAGTCCAAAGCTTTACTCCGGAGGGAGAACGAGCACCGTCACCGGTACGGGGTCGACGGAGTATGGATAGCCAAGTTAGCCAGAGTGGGGGTGTGCCACCCATGGATATGTGGGCAGAAATGCACAACTTCTTCTCGAAACAGATGGCTCTTATGACTAcccttgtacaacaacaacaagcttttgccccaccaagccaaggactgaggtctggcagagtgtgtttgggaggagcggatccagcagattttccgttttatcaagcgggagaggatatctccgagttttttttaatctttgagcAAGCGTGTGTGGACCAGTCTTTAGACAaaaaatactggatgaaaatTCTACGCACTCAAGGAAAGGGAGAGTTAAGAAGTCTAATGTGTAAACTCCCGAGAGAGCTAGCTGATGATTATGAAAACTTTGTAAAATTGGCAACAGCCCAGTTTGCGTTATCCACCAGGGCATGTTACCAAAAGTTTGAGACTttgacaaaaaaatcaaaagagacgTTTTCAGCATTAAGCGCTCGTACTGCTCAAGCTATGGATTTGTGGATTGCAGCTGCAAAAGCTAATACTTTTGAGCAGTTAAGGACTGTGTATACTCTGGAGAAATTTTACAAAATGTTGCCAAGAGAGCTTGCCGCAGCGGTGCGAGGCAAAAAGCCAAAAAGCTTGCAAGAAGCTGGTCATTATGCTGATGAACTAGATTCCTTTCAGGACAAAGAGGAATTGCCTAAAGCATATGTTAAAAAACCGGGCAATTACAAAGGGAATCAACCAGCGGGTGGAGGAAGTGAGTGGAAGAAAAAAACGTGGCCATCTGTAGTTAAGTCGGAGGACAAAGGGGAGAgctctgttcctgctgctgttcccGTGCGTCCGTCAGTTTACCAACCGAGtaaagcagttttggagaattTATGCTTTCTATGTAAACAACCGGGGCACAGAAAGGACCAGTGTTCCCAACTGATTAAGAAGCAGAATGTGAGTGTCAGCAAAGGGACTAAAATAGCGGTAGTACAGAGAGCCCGTGATTATGAAGAACCAGGAGGGCAGTCATCTCCGGAAATTTCCCGTTGGTCGTCTTCGGATTCTAATTCCGACCAGGACTGGGAGTTTTCAGCTCCTAGTACTGAGAATAGTCCCATCACCCAAAGGAAAGGAAGTAAACAGACTCCTGCG